In Diadema setosum chromosome 19, eeDiaSeto1, whole genome shotgun sequence, a genomic segment contains:
- the LOC140242802 gene encoding exodeoxyribonuclease-like — MCSVQANTDGGAEDEPAKKVAKETAPEETATGQEETKEEVYTTEKKSETGQAYNLKISAWNIGGMKAWIKKGGIDYVVKESPDIFLAQETKIDANKPPPEADIEGYHVTYNAAEKAGYSGVAVYSKKKPLSVMKGMGVEEHDKEGRLITAEFDSFYFVGVYVPNSGRKLVRLDYREQWDKDFLKYLKKLDEKKPVIICGDMNVAHEEIDLKNPKSNRNKTPGFSDKEREGFSNLLNEGFVDSFRHLYPDRKDVYSFWTYMGNCRAKNVGWRLDYAVVSKALVPKLCDHAMRTQTFGSDHCPIVVYLAM; from the exons atGTGTTCTGTGCAGGCAAACACAGATGGAGGAGCAGAGGATGAGCCAGCCAAGAAGGTTGCCAAGGAAACGGCACCAGAG GAGACAGCTACAGGTCAGGAGGAAACCAAGGAAGAAGTCTACACCACAGAGAAGAAATCTGAGACTGGACA AGCATACAACCTGAAAATTTCTGCTTGGAACATAGGTGGAATGAAGGCCTGGATAAAG AAAGGAGGTATTGACTACGTAGTCAAGGAGTCCCCAGACATCTTTCTAGCCCAAGAAACCAAGATTGATGCTAATAAGCCACCCCCTGAAGCAGACATTGAAGGTTACCATGTTACCTATAATGCAGCTGAGAAGGCAGGTTACTCTGGTGTGGCAGTCTACTCCAAGAAAAAACCACTCTCAGTCATGAAGGGCATGG GTGTGGAGGAGCATGACAAGGAAGGTCGTTTGATTACTGCTGAGTTTGATTCCTTCTACTTCGTTGGTGTCT ATGTACCCAATTCTGGAAGAAAGCTTGTAAG GTTGGATTACAGGGAACAGTGGGACAAGGATTTCCTGAAATATCTCAAAAAACTTGATGAGAAGAAACCAGTCATCATCTGTGGGGATATGAATGTCGCTCATGAGGAAATTG ATCTGAAAAACCCCAAGAGCAACCGCAACAAGACCCCGGGGTTCTCTGACAAGGAGCGTGAGGGTTTCAGTAATCTCCTGAATGAAGGCTTCGTGGATTCCTTTCGACATCTCTACCCAGACAGAAAAGATGTCTACTCATTTTGGACCTACATGGGAAACTGTCGGGCAAAGAATGTGGGATG GCGACTGGACTATGCTGTGGTGTCCAAGGCTTTAGTACCCAAACTGTGTGACCATGCTATGAGGACACAGACTTTTGGGAGTGACCACTGTCCGATTGTGGTCTATCTGGCCATGTGA